Proteins encoded together in one Larus michahellis chromosome 4, bLarMic1.1, whole genome shotgun sequence window:
- the FCSK gene encoding L-fucose kinase isoform X4 — protein MAAEWSVLLLTCQPGGCVSAFQQELEARRLRGGLGPRPPPLLLAVEDPWARLGSGGATLNALLVAAEHLSARAGCTVVSSDVLREARILILHMGRDFSFDDCGRAFTCLPVEEPGAPAEALVCNLDSLLATMTHRLCVGSPPGVWVCSTDMLLTVPSAPGIDWDGFQGVRVIAVPGSQAYARNHGVYLADEQGLVRNIIYKGTEAQIQQCAGPDGTVPLVCGVVFFSSDAAEQLLATHVIPPLDACTYMGLDSGAPPIQLSLFFDIVLCMAGGMTEEEFVKGGGDASVRSARSVLWTALRAFPLSLACIPGASYDYMTTSASDHIRSLTLLPGSASHLHFCKTAHSHVDQPCLLEDGSSVTNCLLEGAVRLAAGSVMQHCHLQGPLEIGPGCLLSGLSASSSPALQGCPLRDVVLQGHHIRLRDLSCRVFTLTGRLDDWQRPAEEATYLNMPWAEFFHRTGIREGDLWDAEMPRRSRCLLSARLFPVLHACEALGLEDVLWLLAPVAVAGERLARWRAAWRMSWEELLPCLDKAAELGARRALFFLQGQRKVRRVLLGRQDCSLLPLARSAVHEGYHEAVLGTLDEVASTAGNAGIAARALACIAEVLGCMARGEGGLRSGPAANREWALAFGRLESGDIAGGVRELAAERQKWMSRPALLVRAARHYEGAEQILVRQAVMSSCQFVTVAQAELPPLGRWVQVACPARLDLSGGWSDTPPITYEHGGAVVDVAVLVDGCRPIGARVRRIGEPELRLVSLGGMPQGEAAVELVCRELEHLRDYCQPHAPGALLKAAFICTQVVQFPSQKPLRAQLMESFGGGFEVHTWSKLPHGSGLGTSSILAGAVMASLYRAAGKAASTESLIHAVLHLEQRLTTGGGWQDQVGGLVPGIKIGRSKAQLPLRVEVEKIPVPSGFTQTLNDHLLLVYTGKTRLARNLLQDVVRNWYARLPSAVQNADALVSNAEECAQALRQGNLPLIGKCLDRYWQQKKCMAPGCEPLAVGRMMDALRPYVYGQCLAGAGGGGFLYVLTKAPRQKEALHQILAKTQGLGNFSIHSIEVDTGGFSVEVVGCDPKDGAHPREDVAV, from the exons ATGGCGGCGGAGTGGAGCGTCCTCCTCCTCACCTGCCAGCCCGGCGGCTGCGTCTCCGCCTTCCAGCAAG AGCTGGAGGCCCGCCGGCTGAGGGGCGGCCTGGGTCCGCGGCCCCCCCCTCTCCTGCTGGCCGTGGAGGACCCCTGGGCCCGTCTGGGCAGCGGCGGGGCCACTCTCAACGCCTTGCTGGTGGCGGCCGAGCACCTCAGCGCCCGGGCGGGATGCACG GTGGTGAGCTCCGACGTCCTGAGGGAAGCCCGCATCCTCATTCTCCACATG GGCCGTGACTTCTCCTTCGATGACTGCGGCCGGGCCTTCACCTGCCTGCCCGTGGAGGAGCCCGGCGCCCCGGCCGAAGCTCTGGTCTGCAACCTGGACAGCCTGCTGGCGACCATGACGCACCGG CTCTGCGTGGGCTCCCCGCCTGGCGTGTGGGTCTGCAGCACCGACATGCTCCTCACCGTGCCCTCAGCACCAG GGATCGACTGGGACGGCTTCCAGGGTGTCAGAGTGATCGCGGTGCCTGGGAGCCAGGCATATGCCAGGAACCATGGGGTCTACCTTGCTGATGAGCAG GGGCTGGTGCGCAACATCATCTACAAAGGCACGGAGGCCCAGATCCAGCAGTGCGCGGGGCCTGATGGCACTGTCCCGCTG GTCTGCGGGGTGGTTTTCTTCTCCTCAGATGCTGCTGAGCAGCTTCTGGCCACCCACGTCATCCCTCCCTTGGACGCCTGCACCTATATGGGACTGGACTCGGGGGCACCACCCATCCAG ctctccctcTTCTTCGATATCGTGCTGTGCATGGCAGGGGGGATGACAGAGGAGGAGTTTGTGAAGGGTGGCGGTGATGCCAGCGTGAGGAGCGCCCGCTCTGTGCTGTGGACAGCTCTCCGCGCCTTCCCCCTTAGCCTGG CCTGCATCCCTGGTGCGTCCTATGACTACATGACCACCTCTGCAAGCGACCACATCCGCAGCCTGACACTCCTGCCCGGCTCTGCCAGCCACCTCCACTTCTGCAAAACAGCCCATTCCCACGTGGAC CAGCCCTGTCTCCTTGAGGATGGCTCTTCAGTCACCAACTGCCTGCTGGAAGGAGCCGTGCGGCTGGCGGCTGGCAGTGTCATGCAGCACTGTCACCTTCAG GGTCCCCTGGAGATCGGTCCTGGCTGCCTCCTCTCGGGCCTCTCTGCAAGCTCCTCACCAGCCCTGCAGGGCTGTCCCCTGCGCGACGTTGTCCTGCAGGGCCACCATATCCGGCTGCGTGACCTGTCCTGCCGCGTGTTCACTCTCACTGGCCGCCTTGACGACTGGCAG AGGCCTGCCGAAGAGGCCACCTACCTGAACATGCCCTGGGCTGAGTTTTTCCATCGGACAGGCATACG GGAAGGGGACCTCTGGGACGCTGAGATGCCACGGAGGAGCCGCTGCCTGCTCAGTGCCCGGCTCTTCCCGGTGCTGCATGCCTGCGAGGCACTGGGGCTGGAGGACGTGCTGTGGCTGTTGGCCCCGGTGGCGGTGGCCGGCGAGCGGCTGGCACGCTGGCGGGCGGCCTGGCGCATGTCctgggaggagctgctgccctgcctggaCAAGGCAGCCGAGCTGGGCGCCCGCCGGGCCCTCTTCTTCCTGCAGGGCCAGCGCAAGGTGCGGCGGGTGCTGCTGGGGCGCCAGGACTGCAGCCTCCTGCCGCTCGCCCGCAGCGCCGTCCACGAGGGCTACCACGAGGCTGTGCTGGGCACGCTGGATGAGG ttGCCTCCACGGCTGGCAATGCTGGCATTGCAGCCCGGGCGCTCGCCTGCATCGCTGAGGTCCTGGGCTGCATGGCACGAGGGGAAGGGGGCTTGCGGAGCGGGCCCGCTGCCAACAGGGAGTGGGCCTTGGCTTTTGGGCGCCTGGAGAGTGGGGACATCGCTGGCGGTGTCCGGGAGCTGGCTGCTGAGCGGCAGAAGTGGATGAGCAG GCCAGCTCTGCTGGTGAGAGCTGCTCGGCATTACGAGGGGGCCGAGCAGATCCTTGTGCGGCAGGCGGTGATGTCCTCGTGCCAGTTTGTCACCGtggcacaggcagagctgccaCCCTTGGGGCGCTGGGTGCAGGTGGCATGTCCGGCCCGCCTGGACCTCTCCG GCGGCTGGAGTGACACCCCCCCCATCACCTATGAGCACGGGGGGGCCGTGGTGGACGTGGCAGTGCTGGTGGACGGGTGCCGGCCCATCGGCGCCCGGGTGCGGCGCATCGGCGAGCCGGAGCTGCGCCTGGTCAGCCTTGGCGGGATGCCGCAGGGCGAGGCGGCGGTGGAGCTGGTGTGCCGGGAGCTGGAGCACTTGCGGGATTACTGCCAGCCGCACGCGCCAG GAGCCCTGCTCAAAGCTGCCTTCATCTGCACCCAGGTGGTGCAGTTTCCCTCGCAGAAACCCCTGCGAGCCCAACTCATGGAgagctttgggggggggtttgaGGTGCACACCTGGTCCAAGCTGCCCCACGGGTCTGGCCTTG gcaccagcagcatcctggcGGGAGCAGTGATGGCATCGCTGTACCGGGCGGCTGGGAAGGCTGCCAGCACTGAGTCACTCATCCACGCCGTGCTGCACCTGGAGCAGAGGCTGACGACAG GTGGCGGTTGGCAGGACCAGGTCGGGGGGCTCGTGCCTGGCATCAAAATCGGGAGGTCGAAGGCTCAGCTGCCGCTCAGGGTGGAAGTGGAGAAGATCCCGGTGCCTAGTGGTTTTACCCAGACCCTCAACGATCACTTGCTGCTGGTGTACACGGGCAAGACTCGCCTGGCCCGCAACCTGCTCCAG GATGTGGTGAGGAACTGGTACGCCAGGCTGCCCTCCGCCGTGCAAAACGCCGATGCGCTGGTGAGCAACGCTGAGGAGTGTGCCCAGGCCTTGAGGCAAG gtaACCTGCCGCTCATCGGCAAATGTCTGGACCGCTACTGGCAGCAGAAGAAATGCATGGCCCCTGGGTGCGAGCCGCTGGCCGTGGGGCGCATGATGGATGCTCTCCGGCCCTACGTCTACGGGCAGTGCttggcaggggctggtggtggcggCTTCCTTTATGTCTTAACCAAAGCCCCTCGGCAGAAAGAGGCTTTGCACCAAATTCTAGCAAAAACCCAG ggactGGGCAACTTTAGCATCCACAGCATCGAAGTGGACACGGGCGGTTTCTCTGTGGAGGTTGTGGGATGTGATCCAAAGGACGGTGCTCACCCCAGAGAGGATGTGGCTGTGTGA
- the FCSK gene encoding L-fucose kinase isoform X1, which yields MAAEWSVLLLTCQPGGCVSAFQQELEARRLRGGLGPRPPPLLLAVEDPWARLGSGGATLNALLVAAEHLSARAGCTVVSSDVLREARILILHMGRDFSFDDCGRAFTCLPVEEPGAPAEALVCNLDSLLATMTHRLCVGSPPGVWVCSTDMLLTVPSAPGIDWDGFQGVRVIAVPGSQAYARNHGVYLADEQGLVRNIIYKGTEAQIQQCAGPDGTVPLVCGVVFFSSDAAEQLLATHVIPPLDACTYMGLDSGAPPIQLSLFFDIVLCMAGGMTEEEFVKGGGDASVRSARSVLWTALRAFPLSLACIPGASYDYMTTSASDHIRSLTLLPGSASHLHFCKTAHSHVDQQPCLLEDGSSVTNCLLEGAVRLAAGSVMQHCHLQGPLEIGPGCLLSGLSASSSPALQGCPLRDVVLQGHHIRLRDLSCRVFTLTGRLDDWQRPAEEATYLNMPWAEFFHRTGIREGDLWDAEMPRRSRCLLSARLFPVLHACEALGLEDVLWLLAPVAVAGERLARWRAAWRMSWEELLPCLDKAAELGARRALFFLQGQRKVRRVLLGRQDCSLLPLARSAVHEGYHEAVLGTLDEASFYFLVASTAGNAGIAARALACIAEVLGCMARGEGGLRSGPAANREWALAFGRLESGDIAGGVRELAAERQKWMSRPALLVRAARHYEGAEQILVRQAVMSSCQFVTVAQAELPPLGRWVQVACPARLDLSGGWSDTPPITYEHGGAVVDVAVLVDGCRPIGARVRRIGEPELRLVSLGGMPQGEAAVELVCRELEHLRDYCQPHAPGALLKAAFICTQVVQFPSQKPLRAQLMESFGGGFEVHTWSKLPHGSGLGTSSILAGAVMASLYRAAGKAASTESLIHAVLHLEQRLTTGGGWQDQVGGLVPGIKIGRSKAQLPLRVEVEKIPVPSGFTQTLNDHLLLVYTGKTRLARNLLQDVVRNWYARLPSAVQNADALVSNAEECAQALRQGNLPLIGKCLDRYWQQKKCMAPGCEPLAVGRMMDALRPYVYGQCLAGAGGGGFLYVLTKAPRQKEALHQILAKTQGLGNFSIHSIEVDTGGFSVEVVGCDPKDGAHPREDVAV from the exons ATGGCGGCGGAGTGGAGCGTCCTCCTCCTCACCTGCCAGCCCGGCGGCTGCGTCTCCGCCTTCCAGCAAG AGCTGGAGGCCCGCCGGCTGAGGGGCGGCCTGGGTCCGCGGCCCCCCCCTCTCCTGCTGGCCGTGGAGGACCCCTGGGCCCGTCTGGGCAGCGGCGGGGCCACTCTCAACGCCTTGCTGGTGGCGGCCGAGCACCTCAGCGCCCGGGCGGGATGCACG GTGGTGAGCTCCGACGTCCTGAGGGAAGCCCGCATCCTCATTCTCCACATG GGCCGTGACTTCTCCTTCGATGACTGCGGCCGGGCCTTCACCTGCCTGCCCGTGGAGGAGCCCGGCGCCCCGGCCGAAGCTCTGGTCTGCAACCTGGACAGCCTGCTGGCGACCATGACGCACCGG CTCTGCGTGGGCTCCCCGCCTGGCGTGTGGGTCTGCAGCACCGACATGCTCCTCACCGTGCCCTCAGCACCAG GGATCGACTGGGACGGCTTCCAGGGTGTCAGAGTGATCGCGGTGCCTGGGAGCCAGGCATATGCCAGGAACCATGGGGTCTACCTTGCTGATGAGCAG GGGCTGGTGCGCAACATCATCTACAAAGGCACGGAGGCCCAGATCCAGCAGTGCGCGGGGCCTGATGGCACTGTCCCGCTG GTCTGCGGGGTGGTTTTCTTCTCCTCAGATGCTGCTGAGCAGCTTCTGGCCACCCACGTCATCCCTCCCTTGGACGCCTGCACCTATATGGGACTGGACTCGGGGGCACCACCCATCCAG ctctccctcTTCTTCGATATCGTGCTGTGCATGGCAGGGGGGATGACAGAGGAGGAGTTTGTGAAGGGTGGCGGTGATGCCAGCGTGAGGAGCGCCCGCTCTGTGCTGTGGACAGCTCTCCGCGCCTTCCCCCTTAGCCTGG CCTGCATCCCTGGTGCGTCCTATGACTACATGACCACCTCTGCAAGCGACCACATCCGCAGCCTGACACTCCTGCCCGGCTCTGCCAGCCACCTCCACTTCTGCAAAACAGCCCATTCCCACGTGGAC CAGCAGCCCTGTCTCCTTGAGGATGGCTCTTCAGTCACCAACTGCCTGCTGGAAGGAGCCGTGCGGCTGGCGGCTGGCAGTGTCATGCAGCACTGTCACCTTCAG GGTCCCCTGGAGATCGGTCCTGGCTGCCTCCTCTCGGGCCTCTCTGCAAGCTCCTCACCAGCCCTGCAGGGCTGTCCCCTGCGCGACGTTGTCCTGCAGGGCCACCATATCCGGCTGCGTGACCTGTCCTGCCGCGTGTTCACTCTCACTGGCCGCCTTGACGACTGGCAG AGGCCTGCCGAAGAGGCCACCTACCTGAACATGCCCTGGGCTGAGTTTTTCCATCGGACAGGCATACG GGAAGGGGACCTCTGGGACGCTGAGATGCCACGGAGGAGCCGCTGCCTGCTCAGTGCCCGGCTCTTCCCGGTGCTGCATGCCTGCGAGGCACTGGGGCTGGAGGACGTGCTGTGGCTGTTGGCCCCGGTGGCGGTGGCCGGCGAGCGGCTGGCACGCTGGCGGGCGGCCTGGCGCATGTCctgggaggagctgctgccctgcctggaCAAGGCAGCCGAGCTGGGCGCCCGCCGGGCCCTCTTCTTCCTGCAGGGCCAGCGCAAGGTGCGGCGGGTGCTGCTGGGGCGCCAGGACTGCAGCCTCCTGCCGCTCGCCCGCAGCGCCGTCCACGAGGGCTACCACGAGGCTGTGCTGGGCACGCTGGATGAGG CctccttttattttctagttGCCTCCACGGCTGGCAATGCTGGCATTGCAGCCCGGGCGCTCGCCTGCATCGCTGAGGTCCTGGGCTGCATGGCACGAGGGGAAGGGGGCTTGCGGAGCGGGCCCGCTGCCAACAGGGAGTGGGCCTTGGCTTTTGGGCGCCTGGAGAGTGGGGACATCGCTGGCGGTGTCCGGGAGCTGGCTGCTGAGCGGCAGAAGTGGATGAGCAG GCCAGCTCTGCTGGTGAGAGCTGCTCGGCATTACGAGGGGGCCGAGCAGATCCTTGTGCGGCAGGCGGTGATGTCCTCGTGCCAGTTTGTCACCGtggcacaggcagagctgccaCCCTTGGGGCGCTGGGTGCAGGTGGCATGTCCGGCCCGCCTGGACCTCTCCG GCGGCTGGAGTGACACCCCCCCCATCACCTATGAGCACGGGGGGGCCGTGGTGGACGTGGCAGTGCTGGTGGACGGGTGCCGGCCCATCGGCGCCCGGGTGCGGCGCATCGGCGAGCCGGAGCTGCGCCTGGTCAGCCTTGGCGGGATGCCGCAGGGCGAGGCGGCGGTGGAGCTGGTGTGCCGGGAGCTGGAGCACTTGCGGGATTACTGCCAGCCGCACGCGCCAG GAGCCCTGCTCAAAGCTGCCTTCATCTGCACCCAGGTGGTGCAGTTTCCCTCGCAGAAACCCCTGCGAGCCCAACTCATGGAgagctttgggggggggtttgaGGTGCACACCTGGTCCAAGCTGCCCCACGGGTCTGGCCTTG gcaccagcagcatcctggcGGGAGCAGTGATGGCATCGCTGTACCGGGCGGCTGGGAAGGCTGCCAGCACTGAGTCACTCATCCACGCCGTGCTGCACCTGGAGCAGAGGCTGACGACAG GTGGCGGTTGGCAGGACCAGGTCGGGGGGCTCGTGCCTGGCATCAAAATCGGGAGGTCGAAGGCTCAGCTGCCGCTCAGGGTGGAAGTGGAGAAGATCCCGGTGCCTAGTGGTTTTACCCAGACCCTCAACGATCACTTGCTGCTGGTGTACACGGGCAAGACTCGCCTGGCCCGCAACCTGCTCCAG GATGTGGTGAGGAACTGGTACGCCAGGCTGCCCTCCGCCGTGCAAAACGCCGATGCGCTGGTGAGCAACGCTGAGGAGTGTGCCCAGGCCTTGAGGCAAG gtaACCTGCCGCTCATCGGCAAATGTCTGGACCGCTACTGGCAGCAGAAGAAATGCATGGCCCCTGGGTGCGAGCCGCTGGCCGTGGGGCGCATGATGGATGCTCTCCGGCCCTACGTCTACGGGCAGTGCttggcaggggctggtggtggcggCTTCCTTTATGTCTTAACCAAAGCCCCTCGGCAGAAAGAGGCTTTGCACCAAATTCTAGCAAAAACCCAG ggactGGGCAACTTTAGCATCCACAGCATCGAAGTGGACACGGGCGGTTTCTCTGTGGAGGTTGTGGGATGTGATCCAAAGGACGGTGCTCACCCCAGAGAGGATGTGGCTGTGTGA
- the FCSK gene encoding L-fucose kinase isoform X3, with product MAAEWSVLLLTCQPGGCVSAFQQELEARRLRGGLGPRPPPLLLAVEDPWARLGSGGATLNALLVAAEHLSARAGCTVVSSDVLREARILILHMGRDFSFDDCGRAFTCLPVEEPGAPAEALVCNLDSLLATMTHRLCVGSPPGVWVCSTDMLLTVPSAPGIDWDGFQGVRVIAVPGSQAYARNHGVYLADEQGLVRNIIYKGTEAQIQQCAGPDGTVPLVCGVVFFSSDAAEQLLATHVIPPLDACTYMGLDSGAPPIQLSLFFDIVLCMAGGMTEEEFVKGGGDASVRSARSVLWTALRAFPLSLACIPGASYDYMTTSASDHIRSLTLLPGSASHLHFCKTAHSHVDQQPCLLEDGSSVTNCLLEGAVRLAAGSVMQHCHLQGPLEIGPGCLLSGLSASSSPALQGCPLRDVVLQGHHIRLRDLSCRVFTLTGRLDDWQRPAEEATYLNMPWAEFFHRTGIREGDLWDAEMPRRSRCLLSARLFPVLHACEALGLEDVLWLLAPVAVAGERLARWRAAWRMSWEELLPCLDKAAELGARRALFFLQGQRKVRRVLLGRQDCSLLPLARSAVHEGYHEAVLGTLDEVASTAGNAGIAARALACIAEVLGCMARGEGGLRSGPAANREWALAFGRLESGDIAGGVRELAAERQKWMSRPALLVRAARHYEGAEQILVRQAVMSSCQFVTVAQAELPPLGRWVQVACPARLDLSGGWSDTPPITYEHGGAVVDVAVLVDGCRPIGARVRRIGEPELRLVSLGGMPQGEAAVELVCRELEHLRDYCQPHAPGALLKAAFICTQVVQFPSQKPLRAQLMESFGGGFEVHTWSKLPHGSGLGTSSILAGAVMASLYRAAGKAASTESLIHAVLHLEQRLTTGGGWQDQVGGLVPGIKIGRSKAQLPLRVEVEKIPVPSGFTQTLNDHLLLVYTGKTRLARNLLQDVVRNWYARLPSAVQNADALVSNAEECAQALRQGNLPLIGKCLDRYWQQKKCMAPGCEPLAVGRMMDALRPYVYGQCLAGAGGGGFLYVLTKAPRQKEALHQILAKTQGLGNFSIHSIEVDTGGFSVEVVGCDPKDGAHPREDVAV from the exons ATGGCGGCGGAGTGGAGCGTCCTCCTCCTCACCTGCCAGCCCGGCGGCTGCGTCTCCGCCTTCCAGCAAG AGCTGGAGGCCCGCCGGCTGAGGGGCGGCCTGGGTCCGCGGCCCCCCCCTCTCCTGCTGGCCGTGGAGGACCCCTGGGCCCGTCTGGGCAGCGGCGGGGCCACTCTCAACGCCTTGCTGGTGGCGGCCGAGCACCTCAGCGCCCGGGCGGGATGCACG GTGGTGAGCTCCGACGTCCTGAGGGAAGCCCGCATCCTCATTCTCCACATG GGCCGTGACTTCTCCTTCGATGACTGCGGCCGGGCCTTCACCTGCCTGCCCGTGGAGGAGCCCGGCGCCCCGGCCGAAGCTCTGGTCTGCAACCTGGACAGCCTGCTGGCGACCATGACGCACCGG CTCTGCGTGGGCTCCCCGCCTGGCGTGTGGGTCTGCAGCACCGACATGCTCCTCACCGTGCCCTCAGCACCAG GGATCGACTGGGACGGCTTCCAGGGTGTCAGAGTGATCGCGGTGCCTGGGAGCCAGGCATATGCCAGGAACCATGGGGTCTACCTTGCTGATGAGCAG GGGCTGGTGCGCAACATCATCTACAAAGGCACGGAGGCCCAGATCCAGCAGTGCGCGGGGCCTGATGGCACTGTCCCGCTG GTCTGCGGGGTGGTTTTCTTCTCCTCAGATGCTGCTGAGCAGCTTCTGGCCACCCACGTCATCCCTCCCTTGGACGCCTGCACCTATATGGGACTGGACTCGGGGGCACCACCCATCCAG ctctccctcTTCTTCGATATCGTGCTGTGCATGGCAGGGGGGATGACAGAGGAGGAGTTTGTGAAGGGTGGCGGTGATGCCAGCGTGAGGAGCGCCCGCTCTGTGCTGTGGACAGCTCTCCGCGCCTTCCCCCTTAGCCTGG CCTGCATCCCTGGTGCGTCCTATGACTACATGACCACCTCTGCAAGCGACCACATCCGCAGCCTGACACTCCTGCCCGGCTCTGCCAGCCACCTCCACTTCTGCAAAACAGCCCATTCCCACGTGGAC CAGCAGCCCTGTCTCCTTGAGGATGGCTCTTCAGTCACCAACTGCCTGCTGGAAGGAGCCGTGCGGCTGGCGGCTGGCAGTGTCATGCAGCACTGTCACCTTCAG GGTCCCCTGGAGATCGGTCCTGGCTGCCTCCTCTCGGGCCTCTCTGCAAGCTCCTCACCAGCCCTGCAGGGCTGTCCCCTGCGCGACGTTGTCCTGCAGGGCCACCATATCCGGCTGCGTGACCTGTCCTGCCGCGTGTTCACTCTCACTGGCCGCCTTGACGACTGGCAG AGGCCTGCCGAAGAGGCCACCTACCTGAACATGCCCTGGGCTGAGTTTTTCCATCGGACAGGCATACG GGAAGGGGACCTCTGGGACGCTGAGATGCCACGGAGGAGCCGCTGCCTGCTCAGTGCCCGGCTCTTCCCGGTGCTGCATGCCTGCGAGGCACTGGGGCTGGAGGACGTGCTGTGGCTGTTGGCCCCGGTGGCGGTGGCCGGCGAGCGGCTGGCACGCTGGCGGGCGGCCTGGCGCATGTCctgggaggagctgctgccctgcctggaCAAGGCAGCCGAGCTGGGCGCCCGCCGGGCCCTCTTCTTCCTGCAGGGCCAGCGCAAGGTGCGGCGGGTGCTGCTGGGGCGCCAGGACTGCAGCCTCCTGCCGCTCGCCCGCAGCGCCGTCCACGAGGGCTACCACGAGGCTGTGCTGGGCACGCTGGATGAGG ttGCCTCCACGGCTGGCAATGCTGGCATTGCAGCCCGGGCGCTCGCCTGCATCGCTGAGGTCCTGGGCTGCATGGCACGAGGGGAAGGGGGCTTGCGGAGCGGGCCCGCTGCCAACAGGGAGTGGGCCTTGGCTTTTGGGCGCCTGGAGAGTGGGGACATCGCTGGCGGTGTCCGGGAGCTGGCTGCTGAGCGGCAGAAGTGGATGAGCAG GCCAGCTCTGCTGGTGAGAGCTGCTCGGCATTACGAGGGGGCCGAGCAGATCCTTGTGCGGCAGGCGGTGATGTCCTCGTGCCAGTTTGTCACCGtggcacaggcagagctgccaCCCTTGGGGCGCTGGGTGCAGGTGGCATGTCCGGCCCGCCTGGACCTCTCCG GCGGCTGGAGTGACACCCCCCCCATCACCTATGAGCACGGGGGGGCCGTGGTGGACGTGGCAGTGCTGGTGGACGGGTGCCGGCCCATCGGCGCCCGGGTGCGGCGCATCGGCGAGCCGGAGCTGCGCCTGGTCAGCCTTGGCGGGATGCCGCAGGGCGAGGCGGCGGTGGAGCTGGTGTGCCGGGAGCTGGAGCACTTGCGGGATTACTGCCAGCCGCACGCGCCAG GAGCCCTGCTCAAAGCTGCCTTCATCTGCACCCAGGTGGTGCAGTTTCCCTCGCAGAAACCCCTGCGAGCCCAACTCATGGAgagctttgggggggggtttgaGGTGCACACCTGGTCCAAGCTGCCCCACGGGTCTGGCCTTG gcaccagcagcatcctggcGGGAGCAGTGATGGCATCGCTGTACCGGGCGGCTGGGAAGGCTGCCAGCACTGAGTCACTCATCCACGCCGTGCTGCACCTGGAGCAGAGGCTGACGACAG GTGGCGGTTGGCAGGACCAGGTCGGGGGGCTCGTGCCTGGCATCAAAATCGGGAGGTCGAAGGCTCAGCTGCCGCTCAGGGTGGAAGTGGAGAAGATCCCGGTGCCTAGTGGTTTTACCCAGACCCTCAACGATCACTTGCTGCTGGTGTACACGGGCAAGACTCGCCTGGCCCGCAACCTGCTCCAG GATGTGGTGAGGAACTGGTACGCCAGGCTGCCCTCCGCCGTGCAAAACGCCGATGCGCTGGTGAGCAACGCTGAGGAGTGTGCCCAGGCCTTGAGGCAAG gtaACCTGCCGCTCATCGGCAAATGTCTGGACCGCTACTGGCAGCAGAAGAAATGCATGGCCCCTGGGTGCGAGCCGCTGGCCGTGGGGCGCATGATGGATGCTCTCCGGCCCTACGTCTACGGGCAGTGCttggcaggggctggtggtggcggCTTCCTTTATGTCTTAACCAAAGCCCCTCGGCAGAAAGAGGCTTTGCACCAAATTCTAGCAAAAACCCAG ggactGGGCAACTTTAGCATCCACAGCATCGAAGTGGACACGGGCGGTTTCTCTGTGGAGGTTGTGGGATGTGATCCAAAGGACGGTGCTCACCCCAGAGAGGATGTGGCTGTGTGA